In one window of Aquimarina spinulae DNA:
- a CDS encoding sensor histidine kinase — translation MSKTKSIKKIAIHLLIWLLNYLLIAFVVQSDWSGFSNFSDSGYNSLAYAYAYGLFFNCLLFYIQVFWLVPKFFMYNRKATYYVLSFSICIVISLIETYFDYILYDLFKIYDTDEFMDNFSVTVAVNLIYSVAGFYYIFRLAHKKSEKEKQILIKESFKAELKYLKAQLNPHFLFNGINNVYHLIGKNDTLAKDTLLQFSELLRYQLYESGTQIILEKELNFVLQYIKMEKTRRGSDIQLTYNIEFENPTKKIVPLLLIPIIENAFKHCSNHTNNYDNIINIKIKEVGGKLSLNCTNTFDGITGKNAVGGIGLINVKRRLSLVYPDTYELIIRKENSSFIVDLKIDL, via the coding sequence ATGAGTAAAACCAAATCAATAAAAAAAATAGCAATACATCTGCTGATCTGGTTATTAAATTATTTGTTGATTGCTTTTGTTGTGCAATCAGATTGGAGTGGTTTTAGTAATTTTTCTGATTCTGGTTATAACAGTTTAGCCTATGCCTATGCCTATGGGCTTTTTTTCAATTGCCTTTTGTTTTATATACAAGTGTTTTGGTTAGTCCCCAAATTTTTTATGTATAATAGAAAAGCAACGTACTATGTGCTTTCTTTTTCTATATGCATAGTAATTTCTCTAATTGAAACCTATTTTGATTATATACTGTATGATTTATTTAAAATATATGATACAGATGAATTTATGGATAATTTTAGTGTTACCGTTGCCGTTAACCTAATATATAGTGTCGCTGGTTTTTATTACATCTTTAGACTAGCGCACAAAAAATCTGAAAAGGAAAAGCAAATACTAATAAAAGAATCGTTTAAGGCAGAATTAAAATATCTAAAAGCACAGTTAAATCCTCACTTTTTATTTAATGGAATTAATAATGTTTATCATTTAATAGGTAAAAATGATACCCTAGCTAAAGATACGTTACTTCAGTTTTCAGAGCTACTACGCTATCAATTGTATGAAAGTGGTACTCAAATTATCTTAGAGAAGGAATTAAACTTTGTATTACAGTATATTAAGATGGAAAAAACCCGTAGGGGTTCAGATATTCAGCTAACCTACAATATAGAATTTGAGAATCCTACAAAAAAAATAGTACCATTATTATTAATTCCAATTATAGAAAATGCATTTAAGCATTGTAGTAATCATACCAACAATTATGATAATATTATAAACATAAAGATTAAAGAAGTAGGAGGTAAGCTCTCGCTAAATTGTACAAATACTTTTGATGGGATAACAGGTAAGAATGCTGTCGGGGGAATCGGTTTAATAAATGTAAAAAGACGCTTGTCATTAGTATATCCAGATACGTATGAATTAATCATACGTAAGGAAAACTCAAGTTTTATAGTTGACTTAAAAATAGATTTATAG
- a CDS encoding alpha/beta fold hydrolase — protein sequence MRQLNKLFLKIVFIAITICLVTACSNDDNLNNLDETIFVRHKNADMPAYIKGNGSEKVFLITLHGGPGDIGLSFSGEAFNQIENQYGVVYFDQRGSGNSQGHYSEKDVSLDLMAEDVLALIKVMKRKFGSDSRFFLIGHSWGGTLGTAALLKDQSDFKGWIGLDGAYSPARLYNQYIETFTNTANTQIALGNSVDFWKSVLELVSQVDPVINFDDNRKLNMKAFKAEKALHEDGFIDFDDNGSEGVGTFFTYNFWTRNWNTLQIGGTLDDQGLFQTLDLTSRLPEITIPSLFISGKYDMIVPVASAQTAFENIGSTSKELLIFDRSGHAPLFSEPDLFAQEVLRFMNEHK from the coding sequence ATGAGACAATTAAATAAATTATTCTTAAAAATAGTATTCATAGCAATTACAATATGTTTAGTTACTGCTTGCTCTAATGATGATAATCTAAATAACTTAGATGAAACCATCTTTGTTCGTCACAAAAATGCAGATATGCCTGCATACATAAAAGGAAACGGCAGTGAAAAGGTTTTCTTAATCACATTACACGGTGGTCCAGGTGATATAGGATTAAGTTTTTCTGGAGAGGCATTTAACCAAATAGAAAATCAGTATGGCGTTGTATATTTTGATCAACGTGGATCTGGTAATTCACAAGGGCATTACTCTGAAAAAGATGTAAGCTTAGACCTTATGGCAGAAGACGTACTAGCACTGATAAAAGTGATGAAACGTAAATTTGGTAGTGATTCACGTTTCTTTTTAATAGGGCACAGCTGGGGTGGAACACTAGGAACGGCTGCCCTGCTAAAAGATCAAAGTGACTTTAAAGGATGGATAGGTTTAGATGGAGCCTATAGTCCAGCTAGATTATATAATCAATACATAGAAACATTTACGAATACCGCAAACACTCAAATAGCATTAGGTAATAGTGTCGATTTCTGGAAGTCTGTTTTAGAACTTGTCTCTCAAGTAGATCCAGTAATTAATTTCGATGATAACCGAAAACTTAATATGAAGGCTTTCAAAGCGGAAAAAGCGTTACACGAAGATGGTTTTATAGATTTTGATGATAACGGATCAGAAGGTGTAGGTACATTCTTTACATATAACTTTTGGACTAGAAATTGGAATACTCTTCAAATAGGAGGTACACTAGATGATCAAGGTTTATTTCAAACTCTTGATTTGACGAGTCGGCTTCCGGAAATAACGATACCATCCTTATTTATATCTGGTAAATACGACATGATAGTGCCTGTAGCTTCTGCTCAAACTGCTTTTGAAAACATAGGTTCAACGTCCAAAGAATTACTCATATTTGATAGATCAGGTCACGCTCCGTTGTTTAGCGAGCCCGACCTGTTTGCCCAAGAAGTACTTCGATTTATGAATGAACATAAATAA
- a CDS encoding porin family protein, with product MKKLILITVITVLGLSNVNAQKIKFGVKAGLNLAFITGDNAKNVDPNTDFHFGALAEIKVSNKFSLQPELLYSGQGFNTKNDSEDRIALNYLNIPLIAKYYVTERLSLEAGPQVGFLLSTKGGANNNKDLYKTTDFGVNFGLGYTLDNGIYFSARYNLGLSNINDVDGFSDKNRNGVFQLSVGYFF from the coding sequence ATGAAAAAATTAATATTAATAACTGTTATTACAGTTTTAGGGTTATCCAATGTTAACGCTCAAAAAATTAAATTTGGAGTTAAAGCAGGTTTAAACCTTGCTTTTATCACTGGAGACAATGCAAAAAATGTTGATCCTAACACAGATTTTCATTTTGGAGCCCTAGCCGAAATTAAGGTTTCAAACAAATTCTCTTTACAACCTGAATTATTATATTCCGGACAAGGATTTAATACAAAAAATGATTCTGAAGACAGAATTGCACTAAATTATTTGAACATTCCATTAATAGCAAAGTACTATGTCACAGAAAGATTGAGTCTAGAAGCTGGACCCCAAGTTGGTTTTTTACTTTCTACAAAAGGAGGTGCAAACAATAATAAAGATCTTTATAAAACAACAGATTTTGGAGTAAATTTTGGTTTGGGCTATACTCTTGATAACGGTATCTATTTTAGTGCTAGATATAATCTAGGATTATCTAACATTAATGATGTAGATGGTTTTTCGGACAAAAATAGAAATGGAGTATTTCAACTATCTGTTGGATATTTCTTTTAA
- a CDS encoding serine hydrolase domain-containing protein, whose protein sequence is MKSNHFLVLIVCILISCKNNSQSKSNNANSTEIENLYFSTVDFTKAKISSEEYSKNFNLHNDNYLSIVFNLNKPLIQSLQELAPTLSEDELLSKGNFQFSYLVDGKLIYVENLNTGAGPKTRKTEKLRQVIPLVTPEQINFWGWFMWQRFMKINGGLDAFTEGNHTLSIEIKPYLRDGTLKVGPLLAKGNIAVEVPKIHIDENLVPVQKIQPNSGWEISKANFDNNKIEALNRKIAEGRFEDINGIVVIKDGKLLIEEYFNGAARGSLHNTMSVGKSFASTIMGITIKEKLIKNENTLLKDFYDLKSYKNYSPKKDSVTLKSLLTMSSGFVGNDNDEDSPGTEFKMQSSNDWVKFTLDLPMHESKVIGKDYNYFTAGSGLLGDIIHKSVPNGLVSYADKKLFAPLGITNYKWFYTPQNIAYTGGGIQLRAIDFAKYGQLYKNKGKWNGKQILTEEWVKKSLTKQVSRAYADAGEDGYYGYLFFNNIYKVDGKNYEVFFSAGNGGNKILVFKDIPFVVVITASAYGKPGNQINVNKMMTDYILPAILEKQ, encoded by the coding sequence ATGAAATCAAATCATTTTTTAGTACTTATTGTTTGTATATTAATATCGTGCAAGAATAATAGTCAGTCAAAATCAAATAATGCAAATTCAACCGAAATAGAGAACTTATATTTTTCAACAGTAGACTTTACAAAAGCTAAAATTTCCTCAGAAGAATATTCAAAAAACTTCAATTTACATAACGACAACTACCTTAGTATTGTTTTCAACTTAAATAAACCATTGATACAAAGTCTTCAAGAATTAGCCCCAACCTTATCTGAAGATGAATTATTAAGCAAAGGAAATTTTCAATTTTCATATTTAGTAGATGGAAAATTAATTTATGTGGAAAACTTAAACACTGGAGCAGGGCCAAAAACACGTAAAACAGAAAAACTTAGGCAAGTAATACCACTAGTAACACCAGAACAAATTAATTTTTGGGGCTGGTTTATGTGGCAACGATTTATGAAAATTAATGGTGGGCTAGATGCGTTTACTGAAGGAAATCACACGTTAAGCATAGAAATAAAGCCGTATTTAAGGGATGGTACATTAAAAGTTGGTCCTCTTTTGGCAAAAGGAAATATCGCTGTAGAAGTGCCTAAAATACATATAGATGAAAATTTAGTTCCTGTTCAGAAAATACAACCTAATAGTGGTTGGGAAATTTCTAAAGCTAATTTTGACAACAATAAAATTGAAGCTCTAAATAGAAAAATAGCAGAAGGTAGATTTGAAGATATTAATGGAATTGTTGTGATAAAAGATGGTAAACTCTTAATAGAGGAATATTTTAACGGCGCAGCAAGAGGTAGTTTGCACAACACTATGTCGGTAGGAAAGTCATTTGCTTCTACAATAATGGGTATTACCATTAAAGAGAAATTAATAAAAAATGAAAATACTTTGCTAAAAGACTTTTACGATTTAAAGTCATATAAGAATTATAGTCCCAAAAAAGATTCTGTAACTCTAAAATCACTTTTAACCATGAGTTCTGGATTTGTTGGCAATGATAATGACGAGGACAGTCCAGGGACTGAATTTAAAATGCAATCCTCTAATGACTGGGTAAAATTCACGTTAGATTTACCTATGCATGAAAGCAAAGTAATAGGTAAGGATTATAATTACTTTACTGCTGGTTCTGGTTTGCTAGGGGATATTATTCATAAATCAGTTCCAAACGGACTGGTTTCCTACGCCGATAAAAAATTATTTGCCCCCTTAGGTATTACCAATTATAAGTGGTTTTATACCCCTCAAAATATTGCATATACAGGTGGAGGAATACAACTACGCGCTATTGATTTTGCAAAATATGGACAACTTTATAAAAACAAAGGCAAATGGAATGGCAAACAAATCCTCACTGAAGAATGGGTAAAGAAAAGCTTAACCAAACAAGTGTCCAGAGCCTATGCAGATGCAGGAGAAGATGGATATTATGGGTACCTTTTTTTTAATAATATATATAAAGTAGATGGGAAAAACTACGAAGTTTTTTTTTCCGCGGGTAACGGGGGTAATAAGATCCTTGTTTTTAAAGACATTCCTTTTGTTGTCGTTATCACTGCCTCAGCATATGGTAAACCAGGTAATCAAATCAATGTTAATAAAATGATGACTGATTATATATTACCTGCAATACTAGAAAAACAATAA
- a CDS encoding PD40 domain-containing protein has protein sequence MRLKIIYLALVILSTTSCLSQVNEKLKYLKQKPPSTTPQIFAPDIISKEDEYEFGSVFNNDATEFFYGVAINGKEEIRYSKLVGENWSNPEVLLTHKEYGYNDPFLSPDENRLYFISKRTLNGFGDPKDYDIWYVERSVNGWSEPINAGPNINSNANEYYISFTNDDTMYFSSNKIGSNFDIYASKYVKGEFQKPVPLSDSINTPDYEADVFIAPDESYIIFCGTRQDGLGRGDLYISFKNTDDGTWSKSVNMGELINTKNHELCPFVSKDGKYLFYTSNQDIYWVDAKILDRYKRLK, from the coding sequence ATGAGATTGAAAATTATATATTTAGCATTAGTAATTCTATCAACAACAAGTTGTTTAAGCCAGGTAAATGAAAAACTCAAATATCTAAAACAAAAACCACCATCAACCACTCCTCAAATTTTTGCACCCGATATTATTTCTAAAGAGGATGAATACGAGTTTGGGTCAGTCTTTAATAATGATGCTACTGAATTCTTCTATGGAGTTGCTATCAACGGAAAAGAAGAAATTCGATATTCTAAACTTGTTGGAGAAAACTGGAGCAACCCCGAAGTATTATTGACGCATAAGGAATATGGTTATAATGATCCTTTTCTTTCACCTGATGAGAATAGATTGTACTTTATATCTAAAAGAACTTTAAATGGTTTCGGGGATCCAAAAGATTATGACATCTGGTATGTTGAAAGATCTGTTAATGGATGGTCGGAGCCTATAAATGCAGGACCAAATATCAACTCAAACGCAAATGAATATTACATTTCATTTACCAACGATGATACTATGTATTTTTCATCAAACAAAATTGGATCTAACTTCGACATCTATGCTTCAAAATATGTGAAAGGAGAATTTCAAAAGCCAGTTCCATTAAGTGATTCAATTAATACCCCAGATTATGAAGCAGATGTTTTCATTGCCCCGGATGAATCTTATATTATTTTTTGTGGCACAAGGCAAGATGGTCTAGGCAGAGGCGATTTGTACATCAGTTTCAAAAATACCGACGATGGAACATGGTCTAAATCTGTCAATATGGGTGAACTCATAAACACTAAAAATCATGAACTATGTCCGTTTGTAAGCAAAGACGGAAAATATCTCTTTTATACAAGTAATCAAGATATTTACTGGGTAGATGCAAAAATATTAGACCGTTATAAGAGACTAAAATAA
- a CDS encoding serine hydrolase domain-containing protein: protein MKYILTIVVCFLCVLHSSAQLNFSKANKSNIPLLNKMDSIVSSGKYERITSILIAKDGNVLFEKYYNENDVNSKHNTRSATKTMATLLTGIAIDKGYITSENDKVFDYLRHKLPVKNPDKRKEKITIEDLLTMSSVLECSDWNHYSRGNEERMYIIEDWAKFYLDLPVFSYPYGPKPEKQPYGRAFSYCSAGAALMAEILQSAIKSDLTKFAKKHLFEPLAIKDYTLHYTPHKILNTAGGSEYRSRDFLKLIQLCINKGQWNGKQIISSSWIEKATTPKANVRKNTDYGYLLWLKSFGKNKKYKSYSMSGTGGNKVLACPELNMSVVITTTNYSNRDAHFYTDEIINEFIIPAIEQLKD from the coding sequence ATGAAATATATACTTACTATTGTAGTTTGTTTTTTATGTGTTCTACATAGCAGTGCCCAACTCAATTTTTCTAAAGCCAATAAAAGTAATATTCCTCTATTAAATAAGATGGACAGTATTGTTTCTTCTGGCAAGTACGAACGCATTACAAGTATTTTAATAGCTAAAGATGGCAATGTTTTATTTGAAAAGTATTACAACGAAAATGATGTTAATTCTAAGCATAATACACGTTCTGCTACTAAAACCATGGCAACATTACTAACGGGTATTGCAATAGATAAAGGATATATTACCTCTGAAAATGATAAGGTTTTTGACTATTTACGACATAAACTTCCAGTTAAAAACCCCGATAAACGTAAAGAAAAAATTACAATCGAAGATCTCTTAACCATGAGCTCAGTTTTAGAATGTAGTGATTGGAATCATTACTCCAGAGGTAATGAAGAGCGTATGTATATCATAGAAGATTGGGCTAAATTTTATTTAGACCTTCCTGTTTTTTCATATCCTTATGGACCCAAACCAGAAAAACAACCTTATGGTCGGGCTTTTAGCTATTGTAGTGCTGGAGCTGCTTTAATGGCAGAAATCTTACAAAGCGCCATTAAAAGTGATTTGACCAAATTTGCAAAGAAGCATCTTTTTGAACCTTTAGCAATTAAAGACTATACATTGCATTATACACCTCATAAAATATTAAATACCGCTGGAGGGAGTGAATATAGAAGTCGAGATTTTTTGAAATTAATACAGTTATGCATAAACAAAGGACAATGGAATGGGAAACAAATTATTTCATCGTCATGGATTGAAAAGGCAACTACACCAAAGGCAAATGTTCGTAAAAATACCGATTATGGTTATCTGTTATGGTTAAAAAGTTTTGGGAAAAACAAGAAATATAAATCTTACTCTATGTCTGGTACTGGAGGAAATAAAGTTTTAGCATGTCCCGAATTAAATATGTCTGTTGTTATTACTACAACTAACTATAGTAATAGAGATGCTCATTTTTATACTGATGAAATTATAAATGAGTTTATTATTCCGGCTATAGAACAACTAAAAGATTAA
- a CDS encoding helix-turn-helix domain-containing protein — protein MSISLYELFLVLVIGQCIFLIFAIQYIPKKHTGANRAIQYLLAIYSLFLFERTMGHQFERDFLRLYGNIINTFYLFIGPLVYTYIRRLLFYKNGNYQLAYYHYLPALLYLAYCFYHIYIYHSIKDSNSYFITLLFWNDVIFFVFISAYLFKSNRLLNYYKKNEEQELSFNQTIIKYIKIMLICLLVYMIFWLLGIVERFVIKLPVDIRMIWDISCLIFGIQIYIVGFYNLKHPEVFKIRFPLNKENESKRKNTLDEKEINKIKNLIDTFLEEKKGYCRPELSLSILANEINTTTNKLSWVLNNIYKKTFYELVNEYRVEYFLQRIKENDHKEFTVVSIAFDVGFNSKSTFYKVFKEITNFTPTEYIRKVENLQR, from the coding sequence ATGAGTATATCGCTATATGAGCTTTTTCTGGTATTGGTTATTGGTCAGTGTATTTTTTTGATTTTTGCCATTCAGTATATCCCTAAAAAACATACAGGAGCAAATAGGGCTATACAGTACTTATTGGCTATTTATAGTCTTTTTTTATTCGAAAGAACTATGGGCCATCAATTCGAAAGAGATTTTTTGAGGCTATATGGTAATATCATTAATACTTTTTATCTTTTTATTGGGCCTTTAGTTTACACATATATTAGGCGGTTACTTTTTTATAAAAATGGGAACTATCAGTTAGCATACTATCACTATTTGCCAGCACTATTGTATTTAGCATACTGTTTTTATCATATTTACATTTATCATTCAATAAAAGATTCTAACAGCTATTTTATCACTCTTTTGTTTTGGAACGACGTCATATTTTTTGTTTTTATCTCTGCTTATCTATTCAAATCTAATAGACTATTGAATTACTATAAGAAAAATGAAGAACAGGAACTATCCTTTAATCAAACCATTATAAAGTATATAAAAATCATGCTCATTTGCTTGTTGGTTTATATGATTTTTTGGTTATTAGGAATTGTTGAACGCTTTGTTATTAAATTACCGGTAGATATTAGAATGATCTGGGATATATCATGTTTAATCTTTGGTATACAGATTTATATAGTAGGTTTTTATAATTTAAAACATCCAGAAGTATTTAAAATTAGGTTTCCTTTAAATAAGGAAAACGAATCTAAAAGAAAGAATACGCTTGACGAAAAAGAAATAAATAAGATTAAAAATCTAATTGACACCTTCTTAGAAGAAAAGAAAGGCTATTGCCGACCAGAATTGAGTTTATCTATTCTAGCCAATGAAATTAATACTACAACTAATAAATTATCATGGGTTCTAAATAATATTTATAAAAAAACTTTTTATGAACTGGTTAATGAATATAGAGTTGAGTATTTTTTACAAAGAATCAAAGAAAATGACCATAAAGAATTTACAGTAGTATCTATAGCGTTTGATGTTGGATTTAATTCTAAATCTACTTTTTATAAAGTATTCAAAGAAATAACAAATTTTACTCCTACAGAATATATTAGAAAGGTTGAGAATTTGCAAAGATAA
- a CDS encoding BspA family leucine-rich repeat surface protein: protein MKNLAKFIVLLFVLTALLNCSNDDDPKIAQNNIPVINNQSFTVVENIADNIPIGLIEASDPDGDTLVFSVSVNDDNLFEISDEGILSLDDLKVLDYEASQSHTITVVVTDGKTAAEAIVTINLTDVDDTSFVTTWRTTGNNEMVIIPTRSTEFTYDYTIDWGDGTTQTGRTADATHTYTNAGIHTVSISGTFPAIDFSNITASQAQIRTVEQWGIIQWLTMQSAFAGVNTLIISAIDAPDLSQATDMSSMFFAVNTLLNGNFNTWDTSNVTNMGSMFENSSFNQDISSWDVKNVTDMRSMFSGTPFNQNIDTWDVSNVVNMFSMFRNSSFNRDISSWNVSNATDMGSMFRDTPFNQDIRSWNVSNVTNMFSMFNSTSFNQDIGSWNVGNVTDMGFMFLDTPFNQDIRSWNVSNVIFCDNFASNSPLTAVNTPNFMNCTP from the coding sequence ATGAAAAATCTGGCAAAATTTATTGTACTGCTTTTTGTGCTAACTGCACTCTTGAATTGTAGTAACGATGATGATCCGAAGATAGCTCAAAACAATATTCCCGTTATAAATAACCAAAGCTTTACTGTAGTTGAAAATATAGCTGATAATATACCAATAGGCTTGATTGAGGCCAGTGACCCAGATGGCGACACACTAGTGTTTAGTGTTAGCGTTAATGATGATAATCTTTTTGAAATTAGTGATGAGGGAATATTAAGTCTTGATGATTTGAAAGTTTTAGATTATGAAGCCTCTCAAAGCCATACCATTACTGTAGTGGTTACCGATGGTAAAACTGCAGCTGAGGCTATAGTAACTATAAATCTAACCGATGTAGACGACACTTCTTTTGTAACTACTTGGCGAACCACTGGTAATAATGAAATGGTAATCATACCTACGCGGTCAACGGAGTTTACCTATGATTATACTATAGATTGGGGTGATGGCACAACTCAAACCGGCAGAACGGCTGATGCTACCCATACTTACACTAATGCAGGTATCCATACCGTGAGTATCAGTGGCACCTTCCCAGCAATAGATTTTTCGAATATTACAGCTTCTCAAGCTCAGATACGTACAGTAGAGCAGTGGGGTATTATACAATGGTTAACAATGCAGAGTGCTTTTGCAGGGGTAAATACCTTGATTATAAGTGCTATTGATGCTCCAGATCTTTCTCAAGCAACAGATATGTCTAGTATGTTTTTTGCTGTCAATACCCTTCTTAATGGAAATTTTAATACTTGGGACACTAGTAATGTAACTAATATGGGTTCTATGTTTGAAAATTCTTCATTCAACCAAGATATAAGTAGTTGGGATGTAAAAAATGTAACCGATATGCGTTCTATGTTTAGTGGAACTCCGTTTAATCAAAACATTGATACTTGGGATGTAAGCAATGTGGTAAATATGTTTTCTATGTTCAGAAATTCCTCATTTAATCGAGATATTAGTAGTTGGAACGTGAGTAATGCGACCGATATGGGTTCTATGTTTAGAGATACACCATTTAATCAAGACATTAGAAGTTGGAATGTGAGCAATGTAACAAATATGTTTTCTATGTTCAATAGTACGTCATTTAACCAAGATATCGGTAGTTGGAATGTAGGCAACGTGACCGATATGGGGTTTATGTTCTTAGATACACCATTTAATCAAGACATTAGAAGTTGGAATGTAAGCAATGTGATATTCTGTGATAATTTTGCTTCTAATTCTCCACTTACTGCTGTCAATACGCCAAATTTTATGAATTGTACACCTTAG
- a CDS encoding S41 family peptidase produces MKKTLIILSLFLCSQLWSQETLTTAQWQEDLRFLQKTIHRDYSFLFVKTTKENFDTEVETLYNDILNLQEHEIIAGLSRLVSLFKYGHTYISFHQKPFEFSQFPFNLYEFNDGIYIQGTHKNYPEAVGAKVIAVEGKPILEVLKAIEPTVEVENSQYFKAYGINNIRYPEVLHAQKITKTLQNTITLTLEKGGKVFTQSFTALAKGETVPTHRGYVHQKDNWLDARDQSTTPLYLEHLDKVYFSEYLAKEKAMYVRHSRIADEAEESTKDFYARVFNEIETNDTEKLIIDLRLNGGGNNYLNKDVIKGLIKSEKINKIGKLFVIIGKRTFSACQNLVNEMDNYTNVIFVGEPTAENVNFWGDNRPVRLPNSAINISLSYLWWQDKPALENADWIAPSVPVTMSFDEYANNQDPVLEAALTFNAQDFKPKPMDYIISLYLSGQTQKLAEELPKMIQDPLYAFCDFEMELIKIGNILLQSGRVPQIQASIQVFSMILELFPNSANAYKYLGESYIALQDPHKAREALKKAISLDSDGEIGKVATALLKITN; encoded by the coding sequence ATGAAAAAAACACTAATTATACTCAGCCTATTTCTATGTTCTCAGTTATGGTCTCAAGAGACTCTAACTACAGCTCAATGGCAGGAAGATCTTCGATTTTTACAAAAAACGATACATAGGGACTATTCGTTTCTTTTTGTAAAAACAACAAAAGAAAATTTTGATACCGAAGTAGAAACACTATACAATGACATTCTGAATTTACAAGAACACGAAATTATTGCTGGTCTTTCTCGGCTCGTGTCTTTATTCAAATACGGGCATACCTATATTAGTTTTCATCAAAAGCCATTTGAATTTTCACAATTTCCTTTCAATTTATATGAATTTAATGATGGGATTTATATTCAGGGAACACACAAGAACTACCCAGAAGCAGTTGGAGCAAAAGTCATAGCAGTAGAAGGGAAGCCAATTCTAGAAGTTCTAAAAGCAATTGAACCGACAGTAGAAGTAGAGAATTCACAATATTTTAAAGCTTACGGAATTAATAATATACGGTATCCTGAAGTCTTACATGCCCAAAAAATAACAAAAACCCTTCAAAATACGATAACACTTACGTTAGAAAAAGGAGGAAAAGTATTTACACAATCCTTTACTGCATTGGCTAAAGGAGAAACTGTGCCTACCCACCGTGGCTATGTACATCAAAAAGACAATTGGTTAGATGCAAGAGACCAATCAACAACACCTTTATATTTAGAGCACCTGGATAAGGTTTACTTCTCAGAATACTTAGCCAAAGAAAAGGCGATGTATGTTAGACATAGTAGAATAGCAGATGAAGCCGAAGAAAGTACCAAGGATTTTTATGCCCGTGTTTTTAATGAAATAGAAACTAATGATACCGAGAAATTAATTATCGATTTGCGTTTAAATGGTGGTGGAAATAACTATTTAAATAAAGATGTTATAAAAGGTCTTATTAAATCTGAAAAGATAAATAAAATAGGAAAGCTCTTTGTTATTATTGGAAAACGAACTTTTTCTGCTTGCCAAAACCTGGTTAATGAAATGGACAATTATACCAATGTTATTTTTGTGGGAGAGCCCACAGCAGAAAATGTCAATTTTTGGGGAGATAACCGCCCTGTAAGACTTCCAAACAGTGCTATTAATATCTCTTTATCGTATTTATGGTGGCAAGATAAACCAGCTTTAGAAAATGCAGATTGGATAGCCCCTAGTGTTCCGGTTACTATGAGTTTTGATGAGTATGCTAACAATCAGGACCCTGTATTAGAAGCAGCATTAACTTTTAATGCACAGGATTTTAAACCTAAGCCAATGGATTATATCATAAGCTTGTATTTATCTGGACAAACACAAAAACTGGCAGAAGAACTTCCTAAAATGATTCAAGACCCACTGTATGCGTTTTGTGATTTTGAGATGGAGTTAATTAAAATAGGAAACATTTTATTGCAAAGTGGTCGTGTACCACAAATTCAGGCTTCCATTCAAGTGTTTTCTATGATTTTAGAGTTATTTCCAAATTCAGCAAACGCATATAAATATCTGGGAGAATCGTACATCGCATTACAAGACCCTCATAAAGCAAGAGAAGCACTCAAAAAGGCTATTTCTTTGGATTCTGATGGTGAAATTGGTAAAGTTGCTACAGCGCTTTTGAAAATAACAAATTAG